Proteins encoded within one genomic window of Guyparkeria hydrothermalis:
- a CDS encoding tyrosine-type recombinase/integrase — protein sequence MPKKVAEKSAVEIRQIQKPGLHAVGGVPGLLLQVTPFGSKSWVLRVRVGNKRRHFGLGGFPEVTLAMARDDARECRRRIRQGIDPAAERRAAKERLLAEQAKEVTFAEASRQYHRSKSVEFKSRKHSNDWISSLEREAFPVIGHLPVSEITLPHVLKTLEPIWLERTETATRVRQRIEAVLSWATVSGYRQGDNPARWRGNLDAVLPKPAKIKKKANYPALPRERLGEFMRELRLRAGMSARALEFLIHTGARSGEVRGATWDEIDLDSRLWTIPAERMKSGKPHRVPLSPHAIGILADLPRLNSLVFPAAREGKMSDMAINNVVRRMHEAHIKRGGSGYIDPFRDGQRIVPHGFRSTFKDWARADTSFPDEVSELALAHVSTDATRAAYARDELLDQRRALMTDWSRYIATEMKKAAKPK from the coding sequence ATGCCGAAGAAAGTTGCAGAGAAAAGCGCCGTCGAAATACGCCAGATCCAGAAGCCGGGACTTCATGCCGTGGGTGGCGTGCCCGGTCTACTCCTTCAAGTCACGCCATTCGGCTCCAAGAGCTGGGTGCTACGCGTGAGGGTAGGCAACAAGCGCCGGCACTTTGGCTTGGGAGGCTTCCCGGAAGTCACGTTGGCGATGGCCCGAGACGATGCTCGGGAATGTCGCCGGCGAATCCGACAAGGCATCGACCCGGCCGCAGAGCGCCGGGCGGCCAAGGAACGTCTACTCGCCGAGCAGGCAAAAGAGGTCACCTTTGCCGAGGCCTCTCGTCAGTACCACCGCTCTAAGAGCGTCGAATTCAAGAGTCGAAAGCACAGCAATGACTGGATCAGCTCTCTTGAGCGAGAAGCTTTCCCGGTCATCGGTCACCTGCCGGTATCGGAGATCACCCTGCCCCATGTCTTGAAGACACTTGAGCCGATCTGGCTCGAGCGTACGGAAACGGCCACACGCGTCAGGCAACGCATCGAGGCCGTTCTCTCCTGGGCCACCGTGTCCGGCTATCGTCAGGGAGATAACCCGGCTCGTTGGCGCGGCAACCTCGACGCTGTGCTTCCCAAACCAGCAAAGATCAAGAAAAAGGCCAACTACCCGGCCCTGCCCCGCGAGCGGCTGGGCGAATTCATGCGCGAGTTGAGGTTACGAGCTGGGATGAGTGCCCGAGCCCTAGAATTCCTGATTCATACGGGTGCACGCTCAGGAGAAGTTCGCGGCGCCACATGGGACGAGATCGACCTGGACAGTAGGCTCTGGACCATCCCAGCAGAACGGATGAAATCCGGGAAACCGCACCGTGTCCCCTTGAGCCCTCACGCGATCGGCATTCTCGCGGACCTACCAAGGCTGAATTCACTCGTCTTCCCCGCGGCCCGAGAAGGAAAGATGTCGGACATGGCGATAAACAACGTCGTGCGCCGCATGCACGAAGCCCATATCAAGCGGGGAGGAAGCGGCTACATCGACCCATTTCGAGACGGACAACGAATCGTCCCCCACGGATTCCGATCGACGTTCAAGGACTGGGCGAGGGCCGATACCTCTTTCCCAGACGAGGTGTCCGAGCTCGCCCTGGCTCACGTGTCGACCGACGCCACCCGTGCAGCTTACGCGCGAGACGAATTGCTGGACCAAAGAAGGGCCTTGATGACCGACTGGTCTCGCTACATCGCCACTGAAATGAAAAAGGCCGCTAAGCCCAAGTAG
- a CDS encoding DUF262 domain-containing protein, which produces MHPTFPDLSNEIDIGVKTVDELPGPLHLDTYQRPYVWDEDKVRQLVDDLESHQDKHGTEEPYYMGTLLLHAPEEAWPRANRRLNVIDGQQRLTTLALISRIIFGAVPDSIQFRFGSNISHQHIRQAHDVLQQRLRDVALRLDKLSFTVIAVRQEDLAFAFFDTQNNRGVPLATTDLLKAYHLRAVQDDQAPEKQESIQRMCARRWEEMQVRKLEGEGVPINTERGKDPVSDLFHYYLWRARSWRGQRSIVRESRNQLLDHFQTHSSPAERIDSIPLYPTPGNQLASSLRLGPEGDTRLDTAPIRLTGNPANLPFSLRQPIHEGLGFFLYAAKYSALERRLFWEKPNNHELSRYQTFYQSVAAHNSPYLRQLHRLAVLMYHDQFGEDGLLKFSWALEYVLGAIRMAKQRVFKRAPMKYLEEANHNLLDVIASAYRPEEVMSFLMRPEHRIRDEQTVASIFRSMETQPEDSVSEINRVQQRYYDRLRKYFVEDQGVTSLEFQSFRKKVELAR; this is translated from the coding sequence TTGCATCCCACGTTCCCCGACCTCAGCAACGAAATCGACATCGGGGTGAAGACCGTCGATGAACTACCAGGCCCACTACACCTAGATACGTATCAACGCCCCTACGTCTGGGATGAAGACAAGGTGAGGCAGCTGGTCGATGACCTGGAATCCCATCAGGACAAGCACGGGACGGAAGAGCCGTACTACATGGGAACGCTTCTTCTCCATGCGCCTGAAGAAGCGTGGCCGCGAGCAAACCGGCGCTTGAATGTGATCGACGGCCAACAAAGGCTGACCACGCTGGCGCTGATTTCTCGCATCATTTTTGGAGCCGTGCCGGACTCCATCCAGTTTCGCTTCGGGTCCAACATTTCTCATCAACACATCCGCCAAGCCCACGACGTTCTCCAGCAACGATTGAGGGACGTCGCTTTACGGCTTGATAAGTTGAGCTTCACAGTGATCGCGGTCAGGCAGGAAGACTTGGCCTTCGCATTTTTTGACACCCAGAACAACCGCGGCGTCCCGCTTGCAACCACCGATCTACTGAAGGCCTACCACCTGCGGGCTGTTCAAGACGATCAGGCGCCGGAGAAACAGGAATCCATCCAGCGCATGTGCGCCCGGCGCTGGGAGGAGATGCAGGTAAGAAAACTTGAAGGCGAAGGGGTGCCCATAAACACCGAAAGGGGAAAGGACCCGGTATCCGACCTGTTCCATTACTATCTCTGGCGCGCACGTAGTTGGCGGGGACAACGGTCCATCGTCCGCGAAAGCCGAAACCAACTGCTGGACCACTTCCAGACTCATTCTTCGCCAGCAGAGCGCATTGACTCGATTCCGCTGTACCCGACCCCGGGGAACCAACTAGCCAGCAGCCTCAGACTCGGGCCAGAGGGTGACACCAGACTGGACACAGCGCCCATTCGTCTCACAGGAAACCCCGCCAATCTGCCCTTCTCGCTGCGGCAGCCCATTCACGAGGGCCTCGGGTTCTTTCTCTATGCGGCGAAGTACTCCGCGCTTGAGAGGCGGCTTTTCTGGGAAAAGCCCAACAACCATGAACTCTCCCGGTACCAAACCTTTTACCAGAGTGTCGCCGCTCACAACTCACCCTATCTCCGCCAGCTACATCGACTCGCCGTACTGATGTACCACGATCAATTCGGCGAAGACGGTCTGCTGAAATTTAGCTGGGCCCTCGAATACGTTCTTGGCGCCATCCGCATGGCAAAGCAGCGCGTATTCAAGCGTGCGCCCATGAAATACCTAGAGGAAGCGAACCACAACCTGCTGGATGTAATTGCCTCCGCTTACCGCCCGGAAGAAGTGATGAGCTTCCTGATGCGTCCGGAGCATCGGATTCGCGACGAGCAAACCGTTGCAAGTATCTTCCGATCAATGGAAACGCAACCGGAAGACTCCGTTTCTGAGATAAATCGGGTGCAGCAACGGTATTACGATCGCCTTAGGAAGTATTTCGTTGAAGACCAAGGGGTTACAAGCCTCGAATTTCAATCTTTCCGTAAGAAGGTAGAGCTAGCCAGATGA
- a CDS encoding DUF262 domain-containing protein — protein MRSVDTHAEIVTLHDFAKRAVRIRIPLYQRLYVWREEQVDRLMDDLISAWQEGKSAYYLGGILAIARTDPGSGRTELELIDGQQRLTTLWLLALAWLDQGGGSELASFASIDGEPRIYFEVREPVNEFFKNALLTNQIESSTETAALEMILERLARYPEFSLSRTEAKTLPDRQSLARYVNENVKLALTVVPPSTDLNKLFEVINNRGEQLQHHDILKSLLLKEIPDPSERTAYARLWDACAALDQYVERNLPSTLGSSITSFFADWYDFSPPGSLGKTKDLVDRLQRQETASESRPLRIDEILQSDKTNEEHAPSGADTGDDDSSVQSIISFPMLLQHCLRLYRYKAGLADMEHIRESDLLSIFQQFFLKEPGPRQPHVKAFIKLLWEVRVAFDCYVVKWVERDEQDRQLDVRQIRKSTEGITRTADGVPKELCLLQAVIYHSLGKTTHYWLTPFLDWALENPSYQDAWQYLEYLEQCLFTQGIADTQREATLKMLRERWSTPIHEEVPTELTRKGGDDYHIPHYWFYKTEYVLWKWLRRQDSQLAGFRITAKNSIEHISPQKPIDEDGKGAGDLLHAFANLALISHEENSRFGHDIFQQKRSKYRQVRRDTPSSLKLDLIYSRHDTWRRVDVEDHERDIVRSWERYLAPLQRLARDKTQSIA, from the coding sequence ATGAGGTCTGTCGATACTCACGCCGAAATTGTCACACTTCACGACTTTGCAAAACGCGCTGTGCGCATTCGCATCCCCCTCTACCAGCGGCTTTATGTTTGGCGGGAGGAGCAAGTAGACAGGCTCATGGATGATCTGATCTCGGCTTGGCAGGAAGGAAAGTCGGCGTATTACCTCGGCGGGATCCTTGCGATTGCGCGGACCGATCCGGGATCAGGTCGCACCGAACTCGAACTGATTGACGGTCAACAACGCCTGACAACGCTCTGGCTGCTGGCCCTTGCCTGGCTCGACCAGGGCGGCGGAAGCGAGCTGGCATCTTTCGCCAGCATCGACGGGGAACCACGCATCTATTTTGAAGTGCGCGAACCCGTCAACGAATTTTTCAAAAATGCGTTGTTAACGAATCAGATCGAGAGCAGTACAGAAACGGCGGCTCTGGAAATGATCCTCGAACGACTCGCCCGATACCCGGAATTCTCCCTGTCACGAACAGAGGCGAAAACGCTACCTGACCGTCAATCGTTGGCCCGCTACGTGAACGAGAACGTGAAGCTCGCACTGACCGTAGTGCCACCCAGCACAGATCTGAACAAGCTGTTTGAAGTGATCAACAATCGCGGAGAGCAACTCCAGCACCACGATATCCTCAAGAGTCTGCTATTGAAGGAGATCCCTGACCCGTCGGAGCGAACCGCCTATGCTCGGCTTTGGGATGCCTGTGCCGCGTTGGATCAGTACGTGGAACGCAACCTGCCCAGCACCCTCGGCTCTTCCATCACCAGCTTCTTCGCCGACTGGTATGACTTCAGCCCACCAGGTTCATTAGGAAAGACGAAGGACTTGGTCGATCGACTTCAGCGGCAAGAGACGGCCAGTGAATCCAGACCCTTACGTATCGACGAGATACTCCAATCGGACAAGACCAACGAAGAGCACGCACCCTCAGGAGCCGACACGGGCGATGACGACAGCTCCGTCCAGAGCATTATTTCTTTCCCGATGCTGCTACAGCACTGTCTCCGCCTCTACCGCTACAAGGCCGGGCTGGCGGACATGGAACACATTCGGGAGAGCGACCTACTGTCGATATTTCAACAGTTTTTCCTCAAGGAGCCGGGGCCGCGCCAACCGCACGTAAAGGCGTTCATTAAGTTGCTGTGGGAGGTGCGGGTAGCGTTTGACTGCTATGTCGTGAAGTGGGTAGAGAGAGATGAACAGGATCGGCAGTTGGATGTTCGCCAGATTCGCAAGTCGACAGAGGGAATCACACGAACAGCAGACGGCGTTCCAAAGGAACTCTGTCTCCTTCAGGCAGTGATCTACCACTCGCTTGGAAAGACCACACACTACTGGTTAACCCCGTTCCTCGACTGGGCACTCGAAAACCCTTCTTACCAGGACGCCTGGCAATACCTCGAATATCTTGAACAGTGCCTGTTTACCCAAGGGATCGCGGACACGCAGCGCGAGGCAACACTCAAGATGCTGAGGGAACGGTGGTCAACTCCAATTCATGAAGAGGTCCCGACCGAACTCACACGCAAGGGAGGAGATGATTACCACATCCCGCATTACTGGTTCTACAAGACCGAGTATGTCCTCTGGAAATGGTTGCGAAGGCAGGACTCCCAGCTCGCTGGCTTCCGCATTACCGCAAAGAACTCGATCGAGCATATCTCTCCCCAGAAGCCGATCGATGAAGATGGCAAGGGGGCCGGGGACCTGCTGCACGCCTTTGCCAACTTGGCTTTGATCAGTCACGAGGAAAATTCACGATTTGGCCATGACATCTTCCAGCAGAAGCGGTCGAAGTACCGACAAGTCAGGCGAGACACACCCTCCTCCCTAAAGTTGGACCTGATCTACTCCCGACACGACACATGGCGTCGCGTGGATGTGGAGGATCACGAGAGGGACATCGTGCGGAGCTGGGAGAGATATCTCGCCCCCCTCCAGCGACTGGCGAGAGACAAGACCCAGTCCATCGCCTAA
- a CDS encoding type I restriction-modification system subunit M → MITGDLKSKVDRIWNTMWAGGVSNPLTVVEQLTYLLFIKRLDELHTLKERKAARTGASIEEPIFEAGQDHLRWSRFSETAPNQMFTTVRDEVFPFIKTLGQKGDADGEGGSTYTHHMRDALFLMPTPKVLANVVDQLESIDMSDADTKGDLYEYMLGKIASAGQNGQFRTPRHIIKLMVEMTAPTPKDVICDPACGTAGFLIAASEYLREHHSGEIYRDEASRRRFNEGTFHGYDFDSTMLRIGSMNMLLHGVENPDIRYKDSLAQADENDAGKYSLILANPPFAGSLDYESTAKDLLQTVKTKKTELLFLALFLRLLKTGGRAAVIVPDGVTSNSSKAHKTLRKLLVEDQKLDAVISMPSGVFKPYAGVTTAILLFTKTNSGGTDHVWFYDMQADGFSLDDKRNPQPDESDLPDILARWHDLASEQERKRSDRSFLVPRAEIADNDYDLSINRYKEVEYEAVEHDSPLEILQRLTTLEEEIAEGRKELERMLG, encoded by the coding sequence ATGATCACTGGCGACCTGAAATCCAAGGTAGACCGCATCTGGAACACGATGTGGGCAGGGGGTGTCTCCAATCCTCTCACTGTCGTCGAGCAGCTGACCTATCTGCTGTTCATCAAGCGTCTCGATGAGCTGCATACGCTCAAGGAGCGTAAGGCCGCACGAACCGGGGCGAGCATCGAGGAGCCTATCTTCGAGGCTGGCCAGGACCACCTACGCTGGTCGCGCTTCAGCGAGACCGCGCCCAACCAGATGTTCACCACCGTCCGCGACGAGGTGTTCCCGTTCATCAAGACCCTCGGCCAGAAAGGTGATGCCGACGGCGAAGGCGGCTCAACATACACCCACCACATGCGGGATGCCTTGTTTCTGATGCCGACCCCGAAGGTGTTGGCCAACGTAGTGGACCAGCTCGAAAGCATCGACATGAGTGATGCCGACACCAAGGGTGACCTCTACGAGTACATGCTCGGCAAGATCGCCAGTGCCGGGCAGAACGGACAGTTCCGCACCCCGCGGCACATCATCAAGCTGATGGTGGAGATGACCGCCCCGACTCCCAAGGATGTGATCTGTGACCCGGCCTGTGGCACGGCGGGCTTCCTGATCGCGGCCTCCGAATACCTGCGAGAGCACCACAGCGGCGAGATCTACCGTGACGAGGCCTCGCGCCGACGCTTCAACGAGGGGACATTCCACGGCTACGACTTCGACTCCACCATGCTTCGCATTGGCAGCATGAACATGCTGCTGCACGGCGTGGAGAATCCCGACATCCGCTACAAGGACTCGCTGGCCCAGGCGGACGAGAACGATGCGGGAAAATACTCCCTGATCCTGGCAAATCCCCCTTTCGCGGGCAGCCTGGACTACGAGTCGACCGCCAAGGACCTGCTGCAGACCGTCAAGACCAAAAAGACCGAGCTGCTGTTCCTGGCACTGTTCCTGCGCCTGCTCAAGACCGGTGGCCGAGCCGCCGTTATCGTGCCGGACGGCGTAACCTCCAATTCCAGCAAGGCCCACAAGACCCTGCGCAAACTTCTGGTCGAAGACCAAAAACTGGACGCCGTCATCTCCATGCCGTCTGGTGTCTTCAAACCTTATGCGGGCGTCACTACTGCCATCCTTTTATTTACAAAAACCAACTCCGGTGGCACCGACCACGTCTGGTTCTATGACATGCAGGCAGATGGCTTCTCCCTTGATGACAAACGCAACCCTCAGCCGGACGAGAGCGACCTTCCCGATATTCTCGCCCGCTGGCACGACCTGGCATCCGAACAGGAGCGCAAACGCAGCGACCGTAGTTTCCTCGTACCAAGAGCCGAGATTGCCGACAACGACTATGACCTCTCCATCAACCGCTACAAGGAGGTCGAATACGAGGCAGTGGAGCATGATTCACCGCTGGAAATTCTCCAACGGCTGACGACGCTGGAAGAGGAGATTGCCGAAGGGCGGAAGGAGCTGGAGAGGATGCTGGGATGA
- a CDS encoding restriction endonuclease subunit S, whose product MTKAMDNKVTQEPVSLGELTTIASGSTFPNKFQGKKEGKIPFYKVSDMNIVGNESWMTFHNNSVDEEDLKKIKAKVHPKGTIIFPKIGAAIATNKKRILSRKSCFDNNIIGVHPSERIDTNYLYQLFTNKNISDFANTGNPPSIRKTTLENWKITLPPIVEQKRIAATLDAADALRAKRREALAQLDNLLQSTFIDMFGDPASNPMGWRSSTLGDECEEIRNGFSVKQSKDSSGVPISRIETISEGVVNPHKVGFANLTLDDVKKHLLQHGDILFSHINSTQHLCKCAIFLDHHGPMAHGMNLLRLRCAAGIEPHFLLYLIKSPGYRASLMKHENRAVNQSSIAAGKLKTHPMPVPPLDLQRRFTAIVESVEDQKDRMRAHLNELNALFASLQHRAFNGTL is encoded by the coding sequence ATGACTAAAGCAATGGACAATAAAGTCACTCAGGAGCCTGTCTCGTTAGGGGAATTGACGACCATTGCTTCGGGATCTACCTTTCCGAACAAGTTTCAGGGAAAGAAAGAGGGGAAAATCCCTTTTTACAAGGTTTCCGACATGAACATAGTGGGTAACGAGTCATGGATGACATTCCACAACAACTCTGTTGATGAAGAAGACCTGAAGAAAATAAAGGCAAAGGTGCACCCCAAAGGGACTATTATTTTCCCAAAAATCGGAGCCGCAATAGCAACAAATAAAAAAAGAATTTTGAGCCGAAAATCTTGCTTCGATAACAATATCATTGGCGTGCACCCATCCGAGAGGATTGACACCAATTATCTCTATCAGCTTTTCACAAACAAGAATATTTCTGATTTTGCAAACACAGGGAACCCTCCATCTATACGAAAAACCACCCTTGAAAATTGGAAAATAACTCTCCCCCCGATCGTTGAGCAAAAACGCATTGCGGCCACCCTTGATGCGGCAGACGCCTTGCGGGCCAAACGGCGCGAAGCGCTCGCACAGCTCGACAACCTCCTGCAATCCACCTTTATCGACATGTTTGGTGACCCAGCATCCAACCCGATGGGGTGGCGGTCATCAACACTGGGGGATGAGTGTGAAGAAATCCGTAACGGATTTTCTGTGAAGCAAAGCAAGGACTCGTCAGGGGTTCCTATATCGAGGATCGAGACAATATCAGAAGGCGTTGTTAACCCTCATAAGGTCGGGTTTGCCAACCTCACTTTGGATGATGTGAAGAAGCATCTCTTGCAGCATGGAGATATTCTTTTTAGTCACATCAATTCCACGCAACACCTTTGCAAATGTGCAATATTCCTTGACCATCATGGCCCTATGGCCCATGGCATGAACCTTTTACGACTGAGGTGTGCGGCAGGAATCGAGCCGCATTTTTTGCTTTATTTGATAAAATCGCCAGGTTATCGCGCTTCACTAATGAAGCACGAAAACCGAGCCGTAAACCAGTCAAGTATTGCAGCAGGCAAGCTTAAGACGCATCCAATGCCTGTTCCTCCGCTCGATCTTCAACGTCGTTTCACTGCCATCGTGGAGTCGGTCGAAGACCAAAAGGATCGCATGCGTGCCCACCTAAACGAGCTGAATGCCCTCTTTGCCTCACTCCAACACCGCGCCTTCAACGGGACGCTGTAG
- a CDS encoding DEAD/DEAH box helicase family protein: protein MSNFTFLPREFSTVAESATRAESHIVGDPRAACFHARFALESAVHWLYRHDAKLRMPYDRNLGALLHEPSFQNLLPEAVFQKARVIQKMGNQAVHHPRPVSDTDARQVVKELHHVCYWLTRTYTPDASRAGAAWRDERVPQPVSHEDVVPRQELEALEAKLEEQNKAALKQQQERDALDAEVQALRERIAQVREQTEQQPDTHDYSEAETRHYLIDLELRRAGWPLDRREDREYEVTGMPNSKGVGYVDYVLWGDDGKPLAVVEAKRTTSDPKAGRQQAKLYADCLERMHGQRPLIFYTNGYKTWLWDDTFYSPRHVAGFYKKDELSSLIRRRAQRDRLDASEVKDEIAGRYYQKRAIASIFEQFAMARRKSLLVMATGTGKTRTAIALVDVLQRAGWVKRALFLADRVSLVNQATNAFKALLPDSSPVNLVTEKDTEGRVYVCTYPTMMGLIDDTQGDEARFGVGHFDLVIIDEAHRSVYQKYGEIFRYFDSLLVGLTATPREQVDKNTYDLFELEPGVPTDAYELDQGVQDGFLVPPKVEQVDLKFPREGIDYEDLSDDEKAEWEGLDWGDDTDEVGMPTEVNASAINNWLFNKDTVDKVLQHLMEHGHRVEGGDRLAKTIIFARNHNHAEFIEERFNHHYPHYAGHFARVIDNQAKYPQSLIDDFSQADKAPHIAISVDMMDTGIDVPELANLVFFKPVYSKIKFWQMIGRGTRLCPRLFGPREEDDKQNFRVFDFCFNFDFFRENPDGIEASGGVPLGKRLFRSRVQLLSHLQSTPDLDPDNSVAPSLADGLHGEVAAMNPDNFIVRMHRQAVERFQDRKTWNHLGSEERETLSNEIAGLPSQQETDAIESRMFDLTALRLQLALIETDAGGFDRVLRRVMEIAALLEEKTSIPKVKEQLGYLQALQEQEFWEGINIPMLEEMRQRLRPLVPFLDKQRREIVYTDFEDEVLGVRQETVVDMPKMTGTQYAKKVKAYLNDHLNNIVIHKLRTNQPLTEVDLENLENTLTRIGEEDGETLLASLLEQSQAPSLAHFIRSLVGMDREAAQAAFSQFLADRSLTSSQVRFIEMVIDQLTARGVMDAKALYEPPFSHLHSGGPDALFAGKDNVIEGIFGALKSTQPRVVSKTG from the coding sequence ATGAGCAATTTCACCTTCCTACCCCGTGAATTCAGCACCGTCGCCGAGTCCGCCACCCGGGCGGAAAGCCACATCGTGGGCGATCCACGGGCAGCCTGTTTTCATGCACGTTTTGCGCTGGAGTCGGCGGTCCACTGGCTGTATCGGCACGACGCCAAGCTGCGGATGCCCTATGACCGGAATCTGGGGGCGCTCCTCCATGAGCCCAGCTTCCAGAACCTGTTGCCGGAAGCCGTCTTCCAGAAGGCGCGTGTCATCCAGAAGATGGGCAACCAGGCGGTCCATCACCCGCGGCCGGTGTCGGACACGGACGCCAGGCAGGTGGTCAAGGAGCTCCATCATGTCTGCTACTGGCTGACACGCACTTACACGCCTGATGCCTCCCGAGCAGGAGCCGCCTGGCGTGATGAGCGTGTCCCGCAACCGGTTAGTCACGAAGATGTAGTGCCGAGACAAGAACTGGAAGCGCTGGAAGCCAAACTCGAGGAACAGAACAAGGCGGCGCTCAAACAGCAACAGGAGCGCGATGCCCTCGACGCCGAGGTCCAGGCGCTACGCGAACGTATCGCCCAGGTTCGTGAGCAAACCGAGCAGCAACCGGACACTCATGACTACTCCGAGGCGGAGACACGCCACTATCTGATCGATCTCGAACTCCGTCGCGCAGGGTGGCCACTGGATCGGCGTGAAGACAGGGAGTACGAGGTCACCGGCATGCCCAACAGCAAGGGTGTGGGATATGTCGACTATGTGCTCTGGGGGGATGACGGCAAGCCATTGGCGGTCGTGGAAGCGAAGCGAACCACCTCAGATCCGAAGGCCGGACGCCAGCAGGCCAAGCTCTACGCCGACTGTTTGGAGCGGATGCACGGGCAGCGCCCGCTCATCTTTTATACCAACGGCTATAAGACCTGGCTGTGGGACGATACCTTTTACTCTCCCCGCCATGTGGCCGGTTTTTACAAAAAGGACGAGCTATCCAGCCTGATCCGTCGCCGCGCCCAGCGCGACAGGCTAGACGCCTCCGAGGTAAAGGACGAAATCGCCGGGCGCTACTACCAGAAGCGCGCGATTGCGAGCATTTTCGAACAGTTCGCCATGGCTCGACGCAAGTCCTTGCTCGTGATGGCCACCGGTACCGGCAAGACCCGCACCGCTATCGCCCTGGTGGATGTCCTGCAGCGTGCCGGTTGGGTCAAGCGTGCCCTGTTTCTGGCCGATCGCGTCTCCCTGGTCAACCAGGCAACCAATGCGTTCAAGGCACTCCTGCCGGACTCAAGCCCGGTTAACCTGGTGACCGAAAAGGATACCGAGGGGCGGGTCTACGTCTGTACCTATCCCACCATGATGGGACTAATCGATGACACTCAGGGAGACGAGGCCCGTTTTGGCGTGGGGCATTTCGACCTAGTGATCATCGATGAGGCGCACCGCTCGGTTTACCAGAAGTACGGCGAGATCTTCCGCTACTTCGACTCCCTCCTCGTCGGCCTGACCGCAACCCCACGGGAGCAGGTGGACAAGAACACTTACGACCTGTTCGAGCTGGAGCCAGGCGTGCCCACTGATGCCTACGAGCTGGACCAAGGGGTGCAGGATGGTTTCCTGGTGCCGCCCAAGGTCGAGCAGGTAGACCTCAAGTTCCCCCGCGAAGGGATCGACTATGAGGATCTCAGTGACGACGAAAAGGCCGAGTGGGAAGGCCTCGACTGGGGCGATGACACCGACGAGGTGGGCATGCCCACGGAGGTCAACGCATCAGCCATCAATAACTGGCTGTTCAACAAGGACACCGTGGACAAGGTACTGCAGCACTTGATGGAACACGGTCACCGGGTAGAAGGGGGAGACCGACTGGCCAAGACCATCATTTTCGCGCGCAACCACAACCATGCCGAGTTCATCGAGGAGCGCTTCAATCACCACTATCCCCATTACGCCGGCCACTTCGCCAGGGTGATCGACAATCAAGCCAAGTACCCGCAAAGCTTGATCGACGACTTTTCACAGGCAGACAAGGCACCACATATCGCAATCTCGGTCGACATGATGGATACCGGGATCGATGTACCGGAGCTCGCCAACCTGGTGTTCTTCAAGCCCGTTTACTCCAAAATCAAGTTCTGGCAAATGATCGGGCGCGGCACCCGCCTATGCCCACGACTCTTCGGGCCACGCGAGGAAGACGACAAGCAAAACTTCCGGGTGTTCGATTTCTGTTTCAACTTCGACTTCTTCCGAGAGAACCCTGACGGCATCGAGGCGAGCGGTGGCGTCCCGCTGGGAAAACGGCTGTTCCGCTCCCGGGTACAGTTGCTCAGCCATTTGCAGTCGACACCGGACCTGGATCCCGACAACTCAGTGGCCCCCAGCCTTGCCGACGGGCTCCATGGTGAAGTGGCTGCCATGAATCCGGACAACTTCATCGTGCGGATGCACCGGCAAGCTGTCGAGCGCTTTCAGGACCGCAAGACATGGAATCATCTGGGATCAGAAGAGCGTGAGACCTTGTCGAACGAAATCGCTGGGCTACCCAGCCAACAGGAAACCGATGCCATCGAGTCAAGAATGTTCGATCTCACCGCCCTGAGATTGCAACTGGCTCTGATCGAGACCGATGCAGGGGGATTCGACAGAGTACTTAGGCGGGTCATGGAGATTGCGGCGTTGCTCGAAGAGAAGACCAGCATTCCGAAGGTCAAGGAGCAGCTTGGCTACCTTCAGGCACTGCAGGAGCAAGAGTTCTGGGAAGGCATCAATATTCCGATGCTCGAGGAGATGCGCCAACGGCTCCGTCCCCTTGTCCCATTCCTCGACAAGCAGCGGCGTGAGATCGTCTACACCGACTTCGAGGACGAGGTGCTGGGTGTACGACAAGAAACGGTTGTCGATATGCCCAAGATGACAGGCACGCAGTACGCGAAGAAGGTCAAGGCCTACCTGAATGACCATCTCAATAACATCGTGATCCACAAGTTGCGGACCAATCAGCCGCTGACCGAAGTGGACCTCGAAAACTTGGAGAATACCCTGACTCGGATCGGCGAAGAGGACGGCGAGACGCTGCTGGCAAGCTTGCTGGAACAGAGTCAAGCTCCCTCCCTGGCCCACTTCATCCGCAGCCTGGTCGGCATGGACCGCGAGGCCGCGCAAGCAGCGTTTTCCCAGTTTCTGGCCGACCGCAGCCTCACCTCATCACAGGTACGATTCATCGAAATGGTAATCGACCAGCTGACCGCTCGTGGGGTCATGGACGCAAAGGCGCTGTACGAGCCGCCATTCAGTC